The following proteins are encoded in a genomic region of Pan troglodytes isolate AG18354 chromosome 2, NHGRI_mPanTro3-v2.0_pri, whole genome shotgun sequence:
- the PIGZ gene encoding GPI mannosyltransferase 4 isoform X1: MIVRPPQPCGTMQICGSSVASVAAGTSFQVLGPVCWPQLDLKMAVRVLWGGLSLLRVLWCLLPQTGYVHPDEFFQSPEVMAEDILGLQAARPWEFYPSSSCRSVVFPLLISGSTFWLLRLWEELGPWPGLVSGYALLVGPRLLLTALSFALDGAVYHLAPLMGADRWNALALLSGSYVTLVFYTRTFSNTIEGLLFTWLLVLVSSHVMWGPTRKEPAPGPRWHSWLLGGIVAAGFFNRPTFLAFAVVPLYLWGTRGATNPGLKSLTREALVLLPGAALTAAVFVAVDSWYFSSPATSRTLVLTPVNFLHYNLNPQNLARHGTHARLTHLAVNGFLLFGVLHAQALQAAWQQLQVGLQASAQMGLLRALGARSLLSSPRSCLLLLYFTPLALLSAFSHQEARFLIPLLVPLVLLCSPQTQPVPWKGTVVLFNALGAFLFGCLHQGGLVPGLEYLEQVVHAPVLPSTPTHYTLLFTHTYMPPRHLLHLPGPGAPVEVVDMGGTEDWALCQTLKSFTRQPACQVAGGPWLCRLFVVTPGTTRHAVEKCSFPFKNETLLFPHLTLEDPPALSSLLSGAWRDHLSLHIVELGEET; this comes from the exons atgatcgtgaggcctccccagccgtgtggaact ATGCAGATCTGTGGATCCAGCGTAGCATCTGTAGCAGCTGGGACATCATTCCAGGTTTTGGGCCCGGTGTGTTGGCCACAACTGGATCTGAAGATGGCAGTCAGGGTGCTTTGGGGTGGTCTCAGCCTGCTCCGAGTGCTGTGGTGTCTCCTTCCGCAGACGGGCTATGTGCACCCAGATGAGTTCTTCCAGTCCCCTGAGGTGATGGCAG AGGACATCCTGGGCCTTCAGGCCGCGCGGCCCTGGGAGTTTTACCCCAGCAGCTCCTGCCGCTCGGTGGTCTTCCCCCTGCTGATCTCTGGTTCCACCTTCTGGCTGCTCAGGCTCTGGGAGGAGCTGGGGCCGTGGCCTGGCCTGGTGAGCGGCTACGCGCTGCTGGTGGGGCCTCGACTCCTCCTCACTGCCCTTTCCTTTGCTCTGGACGGGGCCGTGTACCACCTGGCCCCGCTGATGGGGGCGGATCGCTGGAACGCCCTGGCCCTGCTGTCTGGTTCCTACGTCACCCTGGTCTTCTACACAAGGACCTTCTCCAACACCATTGAGGGACTCCTCTTCACGTGGCTGCTGGTGCTGGTATCCTCCCATGTAATGTGGGGCCCTACACGCAAGGAGCCGGCGCCGGGTCCACGGTGGCACAGCTGGCTTCTTGGAGGCATTGTGGCTGCTGGCTTCTTCAACCGGCCCACCTTTCTGGCCTTTGCTGTGGTCCCCCTCTACCTCTGGGGCACTCGTGGAGCCACAAACCCTGGTTTGAAGTCTCTGACCCGGGAGGCCCTGGTGCTGCTCCCTGGGGCGGCCCTCACGGCAGCGGTGTTTGTGGCCGTGGACAGCTGGTATTTCTCCAGCCCCGCTACGTCCAGGACCCTTGTCCTTACACCTGTCAACTTCTTGCACTACAACCTGAATCCCCAAAACCTGGCGAGACATGGCACGCACGCGCGGCTCACTCACCTGGCAGTCAACGGCTTCCTGCTCTTCGGGGTGCTGCATGCCCAGGCCCTGCAGGCTGCGTGGCAACAGCTGCAAGTCGGCCTCCAGGCCTCTGCACAAATGGGCCTCCTGAGGGCACTGGGTGCCCGGAGCCTGCTGTCCAGCCCCAGGTCCTGTCTCCTTCTCCTCTACTTCACGCCTCTGGCCCTGCTATCTGCCTTTAGCCACCAGGAGGCTCGGTTCCTGATTCCCCTCCTGGTCCCCCTGGTCCTGCTTTGTAGTCCGCAGACCCAGCCTGTGCCTTGGAAGGGCACTGTGGTCCTCTTCAACGCCCTCGGTGCCTTCCTCTTCGGCTGCCTGCATCAGGGGGGCCTGGTGCCTGGCCTGGAGTACCTGGAGCAGGTGGTCCACGCCCCTGTGCTCCCAAGCACACCCACCCACTACACACTCCTCTTCACTCACACCTACATGCCCCCCCGGCACCTCCTGCACCTCCCAGGCCCGGGGGCACCAGTGGAGGTGGTGGACATGGGGGGGACTGAGGACTGGGCCCTGTGCCAAACCCTGAAAAGCTTCACCAGACAACCAGCCTGCCAAGTGGCCGGTGGGCCATGGCTCTGCCGCCTCTTTGTGGTAACCCCTGGCACCACCAGGCATGCCGTGGAGAAGTGCAGCTTCCCCTTCAAGAATGAAACACTTTTATTTCCCCATCTGACCCTGGAGGATCCACCAGCCCTGTCCTCCTTGCTGAGTGGGGCTTGGAGGGACCACCTCAGTCTTCACATTGTGGAGCTGGGGGAAGAAACCTGA
- the PIGZ gene encoding GPI mannosyltransferase 4 isoform X2, which translates to MMQICGSSVASVAAGTSFQVLGPVCWPQLDLKMAVRVLWGGLSLLRVLWCLLPQTGYVHPDEFFQSPEVMAEDILGLQAARPWEFYPSSSCRSVVFPLLISGSTFWLLRLWEELGPWPGLVSGYALLVGPRLLLTALSFALDGAVYHLAPLMGADRWNALALLSGSYVTLVFYTRTFSNTIEGLLFTWLLVLVSSHVMWGPTRKEPAPGPRWHSWLLGGIVAAGFFNRPTFLAFAVVPLYLWGTRGATNPGLKSLTREALVLLPGAALTAAVFVAVDSWYFSSPATSRTLVLTPVNFLHYNLNPQNLARHGTHARLTHLAVNGFLLFGVLHAQALQAAWQQLQVGLQASAQMGLLRALGARSLLSSPRSCLLLLYFTPLALLSAFSHQEARFLIPLLVPLVLLCSPQTQPVPWKGTVVLFNALGAFLFGCLHQGGLVPGLEYLEQVVHAPVLPSTPTHYTLLFTHTYMPPRHLLHLPGPGAPVEVVDMGGTEDWALCQTLKSFTRQPACQVAGGPWLCRLFVVTPGTTRHAVEKCSFPFKNETLLFPHLTLEDPPALSSLLSGAWRDHLSLHIVELGEET; encoded by the exons ATG ATGCAGATCTGTGGATCCAGCGTAGCATCTGTAGCAGCTGGGACATCATTCCAGGTTTTGGGCCCGGTGTGTTGGCCACAACTGGATCTGAAGATGGCAGTCAGGGTGCTTTGGGGTGGTCTCAGCCTGCTCCGAGTGCTGTGGTGTCTCCTTCCGCAGACGGGCTATGTGCACCCAGATGAGTTCTTCCAGTCCCCTGAGGTGATGGCAG AGGACATCCTGGGCCTTCAGGCCGCGCGGCCCTGGGAGTTTTACCCCAGCAGCTCCTGCCGCTCGGTGGTCTTCCCCCTGCTGATCTCTGGTTCCACCTTCTGGCTGCTCAGGCTCTGGGAGGAGCTGGGGCCGTGGCCTGGCCTGGTGAGCGGCTACGCGCTGCTGGTGGGGCCTCGACTCCTCCTCACTGCCCTTTCCTTTGCTCTGGACGGGGCCGTGTACCACCTGGCCCCGCTGATGGGGGCGGATCGCTGGAACGCCCTGGCCCTGCTGTCTGGTTCCTACGTCACCCTGGTCTTCTACACAAGGACCTTCTCCAACACCATTGAGGGACTCCTCTTCACGTGGCTGCTGGTGCTGGTATCCTCCCATGTAATGTGGGGCCCTACACGCAAGGAGCCGGCGCCGGGTCCACGGTGGCACAGCTGGCTTCTTGGAGGCATTGTGGCTGCTGGCTTCTTCAACCGGCCCACCTTTCTGGCCTTTGCTGTGGTCCCCCTCTACCTCTGGGGCACTCGTGGAGCCACAAACCCTGGTTTGAAGTCTCTGACCCGGGAGGCCCTGGTGCTGCTCCCTGGGGCGGCCCTCACGGCAGCGGTGTTTGTGGCCGTGGACAGCTGGTATTTCTCCAGCCCCGCTACGTCCAGGACCCTTGTCCTTACACCTGTCAACTTCTTGCACTACAACCTGAATCCCCAAAACCTGGCGAGACATGGCACGCACGCGCGGCTCACTCACCTGGCAGTCAACGGCTTCCTGCTCTTCGGGGTGCTGCATGCCCAGGCCCTGCAGGCTGCGTGGCAACAGCTGCAAGTCGGCCTCCAGGCCTCTGCACAAATGGGCCTCCTGAGGGCACTGGGTGCCCGGAGCCTGCTGTCCAGCCCCAGGTCCTGTCTCCTTCTCCTCTACTTCACGCCTCTGGCCCTGCTATCTGCCTTTAGCCACCAGGAGGCTCGGTTCCTGATTCCCCTCCTGGTCCCCCTGGTCCTGCTTTGTAGTCCGCAGACCCAGCCTGTGCCTTGGAAGGGCACTGTGGTCCTCTTCAACGCCCTCGGTGCCTTCCTCTTCGGCTGCCTGCATCAGGGGGGCCTGGTGCCTGGCCTGGAGTACCTGGAGCAGGTGGTCCACGCCCCTGTGCTCCCAAGCACACCCACCCACTACACACTCCTCTTCACTCACACCTACATGCCCCCCCGGCACCTCCTGCACCTCCCAGGCCCGGGGGCACCAGTGGAGGTGGTGGACATGGGGGGGACTGAGGACTGGGCCCTGTGCCAAACCCTGAAAAGCTTCACCAGACAACCAGCCTGCCAAGTGGCCGGTGGGCCATGGCTCTGCCGCCTCTTTGTGGTAACCCCTGGCACCACCAGGCATGCCGTGGAGAAGTGCAGCTTCCCCTTCAAGAATGAAACACTTTTATTTCCCCATCTGACCCTGGAGGATCCACCAGCCCTGTCCTCCTTGCTGAGTGGGGCTTGGAGGGACCACCTCAGTCTTCACATTGTGGAGCTGGGGGAAGAAACCTGA
- the NCBP2AS2 gene encoding protein NCBP2AS2, producing MTSGSGAAGRKTRAARSGSGRLEKMVLRRLLAALLHSPQLVERLSESRPIRRAAQLTAFALLQAQLRGQDAARRLQDLAAGPVGSLCRRAERFRDAFTQELRRGLRGRSGPPPGSQRGPGANI from the coding sequence ATGACGTCCGGGTCGGGCGCCGCGGGGCGGAAGACGAGGGCGGCGAGGTCGGGTTCCGGGCGCCTGGAGAAGATGGTGCTGCGGCGGCTGCTGGCCGCCCTGCTGCACAGCCCGCAGCTGGTGGAACGTCTGTCAGAGTCGCGGCCTATCCGACGTGCGGCGCAGCTCACGGCCTTCGCACTGCTGCAGGCCCAGCTGCGGGGCCAGGACGCGGCCCGCCGCCTGCAGGACCTCGCGGCTGGGCCCGTGGGCTCCCTGTGCCGCCGCGCTGAGCGATTTAGAGACGCCTTCACCCAGGAGCTACGCCGCGGCCTCCGAGGCCGCTCGGGGCCACCACCAGGTAGCCAGAGGGGCCCTGGCGCAAACATTTAA
- the PIGZ gene encoding GPI mannosyltransferase 4 isoform X3, whose translation MQICGSSVASVAAGTSFQVLGPVCWPQLDLKMAVRVLWGGLSLLRVLWCLLPQTGYVHPDEFFQSPEVMAEDILGLQAARPWEFYPSSSCRSVVFPLLISGSTFWLLRLWEELGPWPGLVSGYALLVGPRLLLTALSFALDGAVYHLAPLMGADRWNALALLSGSYVTLVFYTRTFSNTIEGLLFTWLLVLVSSHVMWGPTRKEPAPGPRWHSWLLGGIVAAGFFNRPTFLAFAVVPLYLWGTRGATNPGLKSLTREALVLLPGAALTAAVFVAVDSWYFSSPATSRTLVLTPVNFLHYNLNPQNLARHGTHARLTHLAVNGFLLFGVLHAQALQAAWQQLQVGLQASAQMGLLRALGARSLLSSPRSCLLLLYFTPLALLSAFSHQEARFLIPLLVPLVLLCSPQTQPVPWKGTVVLFNALGAFLFGCLHQGGLVPGLEYLEQVVHAPVLPSTPTHYTLLFTHTYMPPRHLLHLPGPGAPVEVVDMGGTEDWALCQTLKSFTRQPACQVAGGPWLCRLFVVTPGTTRHAVEKCSFPFKNETLLFPHLTLEDPPALSSLLSGAWRDHLSLHIVELGEET comes from the exons ATGCAGATCTGTGGATCCAGCGTAGCATCTGTAGCAGCTGGGACATCATTCCAGGTTTTGGGCCCGGTGTGTTGGCCACAACTGGATCTGAAGATGGCAGTCAGGGTGCTTTGGGGTGGTCTCAGCCTGCTCCGAGTGCTGTGGTGTCTCCTTCCGCAGACGGGCTATGTGCACCCAGATGAGTTCTTCCAGTCCCCTGAGGTGATGGCAG AGGACATCCTGGGCCTTCAGGCCGCGCGGCCCTGGGAGTTTTACCCCAGCAGCTCCTGCCGCTCGGTGGTCTTCCCCCTGCTGATCTCTGGTTCCACCTTCTGGCTGCTCAGGCTCTGGGAGGAGCTGGGGCCGTGGCCTGGCCTGGTGAGCGGCTACGCGCTGCTGGTGGGGCCTCGACTCCTCCTCACTGCCCTTTCCTTTGCTCTGGACGGGGCCGTGTACCACCTGGCCCCGCTGATGGGGGCGGATCGCTGGAACGCCCTGGCCCTGCTGTCTGGTTCCTACGTCACCCTGGTCTTCTACACAAGGACCTTCTCCAACACCATTGAGGGACTCCTCTTCACGTGGCTGCTGGTGCTGGTATCCTCCCATGTAATGTGGGGCCCTACACGCAAGGAGCCGGCGCCGGGTCCACGGTGGCACAGCTGGCTTCTTGGAGGCATTGTGGCTGCTGGCTTCTTCAACCGGCCCACCTTTCTGGCCTTTGCTGTGGTCCCCCTCTACCTCTGGGGCACTCGTGGAGCCACAAACCCTGGTTTGAAGTCTCTGACCCGGGAGGCCCTGGTGCTGCTCCCTGGGGCGGCCCTCACGGCAGCGGTGTTTGTGGCCGTGGACAGCTGGTATTTCTCCAGCCCCGCTACGTCCAGGACCCTTGTCCTTACACCTGTCAACTTCTTGCACTACAACCTGAATCCCCAAAACCTGGCGAGACATGGCACGCACGCGCGGCTCACTCACCTGGCAGTCAACGGCTTCCTGCTCTTCGGGGTGCTGCATGCCCAGGCCCTGCAGGCTGCGTGGCAACAGCTGCAAGTCGGCCTCCAGGCCTCTGCACAAATGGGCCTCCTGAGGGCACTGGGTGCCCGGAGCCTGCTGTCCAGCCCCAGGTCCTGTCTCCTTCTCCTCTACTTCACGCCTCTGGCCCTGCTATCTGCCTTTAGCCACCAGGAGGCTCGGTTCCTGATTCCCCTCCTGGTCCCCCTGGTCCTGCTTTGTAGTCCGCAGACCCAGCCTGTGCCTTGGAAGGGCACTGTGGTCCTCTTCAACGCCCTCGGTGCCTTCCTCTTCGGCTGCCTGCATCAGGGGGGCCTGGTGCCTGGCCTGGAGTACCTGGAGCAGGTGGTCCACGCCCCTGTGCTCCCAAGCACACCCACCCACTACACACTCCTCTTCACTCACACCTACATGCCCCCCCGGCACCTCCTGCACCTCCCAGGCCCGGGGGCACCAGTGGAGGTGGTGGACATGGGGGGGACTGAGGACTGGGCCCTGTGCCAAACCCTGAAAAGCTTCACCAGACAACCAGCCTGCCAAGTGGCCGGTGGGCCATGGCTCTGCCGCCTCTTTGTGGTAACCCCTGGCACCACCAGGCATGCCGTGGAGAAGTGCAGCTTCCCCTTCAAGAATGAAACACTTTTATTTCCCCATCTGACCCTGGAGGATCCACCAGCCCTGTCCTCCTTGCTGAGTGGGGCTTGGAGGGACCACCTCAGTCTTCACATTGTGGAGCTGGGGGAAGAAACCTGA